One part of the Streptomyces lienomycini genome encodes these proteins:
- a CDS encoding helix-turn-helix transcriptional regulator, which yields MTTLEDLARLRRARDLMDREYAEPLDVPALARVALMSAGHFSRSFRAAYGETPYSYLMTRRIERAKALLRRGDMSVTEVCFAVGCTSLGSFSSRFTELVGESPSAYRERDHADGAAIPACVAKVCTRPVRNGESVRNGEARPAPPPVA from the coding sequence GTGACGACCCTGGAGGACCTGGCCCGGCTGCGCCGGGCCCGCGACCTGATGGACCGCGAGTACGCCGAACCGCTCGACGTGCCGGCGCTGGCCCGCGTCGCCCTCATGTCGGCGGGCCACTTCTCCCGCAGCTTCCGCGCCGCCTACGGGGAGACCCCGTACAGCTACCTGATGACGCGCCGCATCGAGCGCGCCAAGGCCCTGCTGCGGCGCGGCGACATGAGCGTCACCGAGGTCTGCTTCGCGGTCGGCTGTACCTCGCTGGGGTCGTTCAGCTCGCGCTTCACCGAACTGGTCGGTGAGAGCCCGAGCGCCTACCGCGAGCGCGACCACGCCGACGGCGCCGCCATCCCGGCCTGCGTCGCCAAGGTCTGCACCCGACCGGTGAGGAACGGCGAGTCGGTCAGGAACGGAGAAGCGCGGCCCGCGCCGCCGCCCGTAGCGTGA
- a CDS encoding VOC family protein, giving the protein MDINLSQCFIAVDDHDKAIAFYRDVLGMEVRNDVGFEGMRWVTVGSPAQPDVDIVLEPPLADPNASATDKEAMAELLAKGLLRGVILTTDDVDSTFEHIRAAGAEVLQEPVDQPYGVRDCAFRDPAGNMLRFNQPRKG; this is encoded by the coding sequence ATGGACATCAACCTCTCGCAGTGCTTCATCGCCGTCGACGACCACGACAAGGCGATCGCCTTCTACCGGGACGTACTCGGCATGGAGGTCCGCAACGACGTCGGCTTCGAGGGAATGCGCTGGGTGACCGTCGGATCCCCGGCGCAGCCCGACGTGGACATCGTCCTCGAACCCCCGCTCGCCGACCCCAACGCCTCAGCCACCGACAAGGAGGCCATGGCCGAACTGCTGGCCAAGGGCCTGCTGCGCGGCGTCATCCTCACCACCGACGACGTCGACAGCACCTTCGAGCACATCCGTGCCGCGGGCGCCGAGGTCCTCCAGGAACCGGTCGACCAGCCCTACGGCGTCCGCGACTGCGCCTTCCGCGACCCGGCCGGGAACATGCTGCGCTTCAACCAGCCGCGCAAGGGCTGA